GccagaggagaggtgagaagcaGTGCTAACACTTGTCAATCAGAAGGTTAGTTAAGATCAGTGATTTACTTACAGCCATCACTATTTCCACTTggcatttacattttttaatggGTTCAGATTCTAACAACGATTTATCTCAATGCAAATGTGATCACCGTTTGACACTGACCCAGTTGAAAGCATTTAAAGGTACACTGTTGTTTTTCAGGAGAGTGGAGTACTTACGAAAAATTGGTAACGAGAAGGAAGCAGAGAACTGTCGCAAAGCAGACCCAGGACTCCTTCATGCTTTGGACCAGTGTGCTGAGGCGAGGTCGTTCACAAAGTGGAAGTCCAAGGTGAGTAAGACGCCATTTTATCAATTTTATTTACATGTACATTCGTCCTAGTGTAGTGTCTAGTCTAGTAGTAGTCACACttactgttatttatttgtgtACACAGATGCCGCCTGAGTTGATGAACAAGTTGGATGGTAAAAAGAAGGCCTACCCAGACAACACATTGGGTTTGTTGCGCTTCATACGCAACCTCCATGAGCACTAGTAAGACATATTAATAGTTTTGTCAAAAAACATGTACATGAACTTTATTTACTCTCTTACCATTGAAGGTGGTTGAatattttgtctctctctctctctctctctctctctctctctctctgaaacagtGAGGATGCGGATTCTGTTGACATATTGACAATGTTCCCTGATCTCTTTGGATGCGTCTACAAGTTTGCGAAGAAAATGGAGTGGAATTCAAGAAGTAGTCTGAAGAAATTGTTTCACAGAGAAGATGTAAGATAATGATTCTGACATTTGGAAGATTAACACTGACTAACTTCTGAAATCTTGGCTTGACTTTTCTGTTGCCATTAAATGAGTCACTAGTGTTAAGTGTTAGATGAATGTTCTCTAGAGGAAATCAAGAGGCTATGCAGCACTCTGCCTCTGTTTGCCTACTTGGTGTTTTGGCCATTTTCTTACATCATTATAACAGTACTTATCTCATAAGCTAACATGAAATATACACAATATTTTTGATTAGAATATGAAATGTAACGATACTTTGTAATATTATTCAATTTGCCTCAGTTTATTCATGGTTTGTTTACTGTATGTATAATAGCAatgacacatactgtacatacatacaactTCTCTGTTGAAAAGTATTGAAACGAGCTGAATCTATTAATAAAGTGTAACATCTGAATAGTATAGCCTACAGTGCATGCCTCTTTCTTCACTCTACAACAAACCGGCTTAGTTCATGGAAACCCCAAAACATCAAAGATATAGAACATATAcggttgaagttggaagtttacatacaccttagtcaaatacatttaaactctgttttttgtgagttttttttttttttttacaattcctgacatttaatcatagtaaaaatcccctgtcttaggtcagttacgatcaccactttattttaagaatgtgaaatgtcagaataatagtagagagaatgatttatttcagctttaatttctttcatcacattcccagtgggtccgaagtttacatacactcaattagtatttggtagcattgcctttaaattgtttaactttggtcaaacatttcgggtaaccttccacacgcatcccacaataagttggttgaattttggcccattcctcctgacagagctggtgtaattaagtcaggtttgtaggcctccttgccagcacagttctgcccacacatcttctataggattgaggactttgtgatggccactccaataccttgactttgttgttcttaagcaattttgccacaactttagaagtatgcttggggtcattgtccatttggaagacccatttgca
The genomic region above belongs to Oncorhynchus mykiss isolate Arlee chromosome 6, USDA_OmykA_1.1, whole genome shotgun sequence and contains:
- the LOC110506410 gene encoding serine/threonine-protein kinase/endoribonuclease IRE1a; translated protein: MLMYYIISGGHHPFGKGIHCEVNIFEGKYTLEHVEDEVAKDLIEWMINEDPEKRPTVEDTLAHPYFWPEERRVEYLRKIGNEKEAENCRKADPGLLHALDQCAEARSFTKWKSKMPPELMNKLDGKKKAYPDNTLGLLRFIRNLHEHYSEDADSVDILTMFPDLFGCVYKFAKKMEWNSRSSLKKLFHREDVR